The Aneurinibacillus uraniidurans genome segment TTCCCATCCAGCCTACGATCCATATAAGAAGCAAGCAGCAGAATGAAAGGTACCCTGCATTCATCATTAATCCCTCCTCTGTCAGGTTTCCTACTATGTAGTATGACCAAAACAGAGAGAAGACAAGCGTAGAGGGCTTTTGTGTAATCCGAAAGCGTGGTGGGGGGAATGGGAGACGGGAGGAGCCGTTCGCTTGGTTACGCTTGCAGGGAAGCTATGACTGTCCGCTCCAGGAGCCCGGCGAACGTGCCCGCAAAGAAAAGCCAATGATGCTTATTCACCGAAGGATTGCGGGCAAAGGCTCGTTCGCCAGTCTCCCTCCGCTGGGGAATCGCGTAAAGGCGCTCTCTTACTCCTCCCGTCTCCCACTCCCCGCAACGTTTTTGATTTACAAAAACCCGCTCAACGTTAGGTTTGGGTCAAGCACAAAAAAGAGACTGCCCTACGCTACTCTATCATAGCTTTGGAACAGTCCCTCTATCCGATGAACTCAATACGAATTCGCCGGTTTTCATATATCAATTAAGATTTAAATTTTTTGAGCAGGTCACCGAATTGGTCACCAAGTGTTACACCCATGCCTGCATTTTCTTCTGCTTGATACTGGGCTACAACTTTCTTTGTATCTTGTTTTTGTTTCTCTTCTTGCACTTCGCGAATGCTTAAGCTCATGCGCTCTTCATCTGGATTGATATCCAGAACTTTTACATTCACTTCTTCGCCCTCTTTCAGTACTTCATCTGGCGTACCAATGTGACGATTCGCAATTTGAGAAATGTGTACAAGGCCTTCTACGCCCGGTGCTACTTCAACGAATGCACCAAAGCTTACGAGGCGCTTCACTGTTCCTTTTATAACAGCGCCAATTTTGAAACTCTGCGCAGCTTGTTCCCACGGACCTGCCTGCGCCGCTTTTATGCTAAGGCTGATGCGCTCATTTTCCTTGTCAATCTTGAGGATTTTTACTGTTACTTTATCCCCTTCTTTGAGAACATCGGACGGTTTATCCACATGGCTCCAAGCGATTTCCGAGATGTGTACAAGACCATCAACCCCGCCAACATCCACAAATGCGCCAAAGTCTGTCAGACGCTGCACTGTTCCTTCGATTACAGAACCTGCCTGCAAATTCTCAAGCACTTGACCTTTTTGTTTGTTTACTTCTTCTTCAAGCACAGCACGGTGTGAGAGAATAACCTTGTTCTTCTCCTTGTCGAGCTCAATGACTTTCACAGACAACGTTTTGTCTTTGTAATCTGCGAAATCTTCTACAAAATGACGCTCAACATGGGAAGCTGGAACAAAACCGCGTACGCCGAGGTCTACTACAAGGCCGCCTTTTACGATATCTGCGATTGTTACCTCAAACACTTCGCCTGCTTCATGCTTACGTTGAAGCTCATCCCATGCCTGCACCGCATCAACAGCTCGTTTGGACACGATCATCTCATCTTTTTCTGCATCAAGACGGATGACTTTAACCTGGATTTCTTGGCCCTCGGACAGAACATCAGCTACTTTATCAATATGCAGGCTGGATACTTCACTAATCGGAAGAATGCCTTCATATTTATAGCCTACATCAATCAAAGCTTGCTTCTCGTCCACTTTGGAAACAGTGCCGGTCAGCACTTGATCTACTGCTACTTCAAGCTGAGCATTCAATTCGTTTTGATTTTCCTCTACCATAGACCATACCTCCTTGAAATAAAAGCCATTCAAACAATAAATGCCAGCGCATTTATAGTAAAACAGCAACATATTTATCTTAGCTTACCAGAGATTGGAGAGCTGGCGCTAGTGCCAAACATGCTATTCTCTCCGAACTCTGGAAAGTGAGACGACTTTACATAAGACAGCCATCCTTCTGTAAGACACCTATGCATTCCTATGTATATCCAGAAGAGATTGGATTTCCCGCTGAATGATGGTGGCCGCATGATGCATACGCTCCGTATTATTCTCACCAGCAGTTTCAGCTGCTAAGTCGAACGGTTTGCCATAAATGATCGTAATAGGCCGAAATAAGCGATATGCGCCAATGATCGCGACGGGCACCACGCGTGCACCTGATTTCAGTGCAATCATGGCAGCACCTGGCTGTACTTCCCGCATCGTGCCATCCGCCTGCAGATTACGCGTTCCTTCCGGAAAAATTCCTACCGCATGCCCTTCCTGCAGAAGTTCAAGCGCCTTGCGAATTGCCTGGCGATCCCCTGCGCCACGCTTGACCGGGAAAGCTCCACATTCTCGGGCCAGCTTGCCGGCAATCGGCACATGGAACAATTCTTCCTTCGCCATAAAAAACACCTGGCGCTCAAGGCCTGAGCCAAGCGTAATCGGGTCCCAGTTGCTGATGTGGTTGCAGCAAAGCACAAGCGGACCGCTATCCGGAACATTCTCCTGACCAAGCACCCGGAAGCGATAGCCACCAGCAAGAAGTATCCTAGCGACGCGACGCCAGAACGTATACACCCTGCCTGCCATTACGCTCGCTCTCCGACCTGCTCTTCGTACAAAGCGACGATACTCTCCACAACCTGATCAATCCCAAGACCCGTTGTATCAAGCAAAATCGCATCTTTCGCCTGCTTAAGCGGTGCGATCTCACGCTCACTATCCTTGCGATCACGCTCAGCAATATCGGCCATCAGCTGTTCACGATCAGCCGGTATCCCACGCTGCTCGAGTTCGCGCAGACGGCGCTCCGCTCGCTCTTCAATTGACGCCGTTAAGAAAATCTTAACCTCAGCATCCGGTAGTACATGGGTCCCAATATCACGCCCATCCATTACAACACTTCGGGAACGAGCCATCTCCCGCTGCAGCTCCGTCATCTTCTCTCGTACAGCTGGATGAGCGGCTACGGTAGATACATGCCCTGTCACATCCGGTGTGCGAATCGGGTCCGTGACATCTTCTTCATTCACATACACCCGCTGTCCGTCTGCTGTAACGTCGAGTACAAGCTTCATCTGATCTAAGAGAGCCCGCAGTGTTTGCTCATCTGTCAGCGAGCATGATGTACGAAGTGCCATATACGTGAGCGCACGATACATCGCTCCCGTGTCAATATAAAGCATGCCGAGCTGTTCCGCAACACGGCGTGCTACGGTACTTTTGCCGGCCCCAGCCGGTCCGTCAATTGCAATCTTCACATTCATCCCACC includes the following:
- the cmk gene encoding (d)CMP kinase; the encoded protein is MNVKIAIDGPAGAGKSTVARRVAEQLGMLYIDTGAMYRALTYMALRTSCSLTDEQTLRALLDQMKLVLDVTADGQRVYVNEEDVTDPIRTPDVTGHVSTVAAHPAVREKMTELQREMARSRSVVMDGRDIGTHVLPDAEVKIFLTASIEERAERRLRELEQRGIPADREQLMADIAERDRKDSEREIAPLKQAKDAILLDTTGLGIDQVVESIVALYEEQVGERA
- the rpsA gene encoding 30S ribosomal protein S1, which encodes MVEENQNELNAQLEVAVDQVLTGTVSKVDEKQALIDVGYKYEGILPISEVSSLHIDKVADVLSEGQEIQVKVIRLDAEKDEMIVSKRAVDAVQAWDELQRKHEAGEVFEVTIADIVKGGLVVDLGVRGFVPASHVERHFVEDFADYKDKTLSVKVIELDKEKNKVILSHRAVLEEEVNKQKGQVLENLQAGSVIEGTVQRLTDFGAFVDVGGVDGLVHISEIAWSHVDKPSDVLKEGDKVTVKILKIDKENERISLSIKAAQAGPWEQAAQSFKIGAVIKGTVKRLVSFGAFVEVAPGVEGLVHISQIANRHIGTPDEVLKEGEEVNVKVLDINPDEERMSLSIREVQEEKQKQDTKKVVAQYQAEENAGMGVTLGDQFGDLLKKFKS
- a CDS encoding lysophospholipid acyltransferase family protein, whose amino-acid sequence is MAGRVYTFWRRVARILLAGGYRFRVLGQENVPDSGPLVLCCNHISNWDPITLGSGLERQVFFMAKEELFHVPIAGKLARECGAFPVKRGAGDRQAIRKALELLQEGHAVGIFPEGTRNLQADGTMREVQPGAAMIALKSGARVVPVAIIGAYRLFRPITIIYGKPFDLAAETAGENNTERMHHAATIIQREIQSLLDIHRNA